A window of Hevea brasiliensis isolate MT/VB/25A 57/8 chromosome 14, ASM3005281v1, whole genome shotgun sequence contains these coding sequences:
- the LOC110673353 gene encoding uncharacterized protein LOC110673353 isoform X3, with the protein MEGKWARILGIIRGKLGKRISRLKLDRKLVGERYREISGGGGDLGLRAHRTEELPSTEGLRDGNLIAGEFDTAHAAPARAYDRTSIKFKGVEADINFSLSDSETDLVQINVQMKNLTKEEYTFRRPRTRFSRESPFGNSHRESEEHIHPNSGSCDVDSRDSRGQTEDNEIQSCLASPPPHSPETDHFGCMDVEHGNGICRTCCRTQNLKMKVKVEIKALERMFAIANFIVELLSIVFEQLSSQHYSLFLPICVGMSFLALFICTFELAYKAQKERATWRWCGTIPWFYYPSQSGIRLGSVMDIAALVCAFGQCILTIVGYCLFLRNGNSPIKISIWASVFASCQLCSKFCGEFKHEVHGQDTLPVLNAPSLCH; encoded by the exons ATGGAAGGGAAGTGGGCAAGGATTTTGGGAATTATCAGGGGCAAGCTAGGCAAGAGAATCTCTCGTTTGAAATTGGACAGGAAATTAGTGGGGGAGAGGTACAGGGAAATATCAGGAGGAGGAGGGGACCTAGGTCTAAGAGCTCACAGAACAGAGGAGTTACCTTCTACAGAAGGACTGAGAGATGGGAATCTCATAGCTG GTGAATTCGATACTGCCCATGCTGCACCAGCCAG AGCCTATGATCGAACATCTATCAAATTCAAGGGTGTTGAAGCTGACATCAATTTTAGCTTAAGTGATTCTGAGACGGATCTGGTGCAG ATCAATGTGCAGATGAAGAATTTGACCAAGGAAGAGTACACATTCCGCAGACCAAGAACTCGTTTCTCAAGAGAGAGCCCCTTTGGCAATAGCCACAGGGAAAGTGAAGAGCATATCCATCCCAACTCAGGCTCTTGCGATGTGGACAGCAGGGATTCAAGG GGTCAAACTGAGGACAATGAAATCCAGTCTTGTCTTGCTTCCCCACCACCTCATTCACCTGAGACTGATCATTTCGGCtgcatggatgttgaacatgGCAATGGCATTTGCAGGACATGCTGCAGAACACAGAATTTGAAAATGAAGGTCAAAGTTGAAATCAAA GCTCTCGAGCGGATGTTTGCTATTGCCAACTTCATTGTTGAGCTCTTGTCAATAGTTTTCGAGCAGCTTTCCTCCCAGCATTACTCTCTTTTTCTGCCAATATGCGTGGGGATGTCTTTCCTGGCTCTGTTTATTTGCACCTTCGAGCTTGCGTATAAGGCTCAGAAAGAACGAGCTACTTGGCGGTGGTGTGGCACAATACCTTGGTTTTATTATCCTTCTCAAAGCGGCATTCGTCTTGGTTCTGTCATGGACATTGCTGCATTGGTTTGTGCATTTGGTCAATGCATTCTCACAATAGTTGGTTATTGTTTGTTCCTTAGGAATGGTAATAGCCCAATCAAAATATCCATTTGGGCTAGCGTCTTTGCCTCTTGTCAGTTGTGTTCCAAGTTCTGTGGAGAATTCAAACATGAAGTTCATGGGCAAGACACTTTACCTGTGCTCAATGCACCAAGCCTGTGTCACTGA
- the LOC110673353 gene encoding uncharacterized protein LOC110673353 isoform X1 produces the protein MSDVTLNAESVESTQNSEQKEGERLGNSDSSIVSLLRDAANDNNKVVDDIVEVGGGGNGIENENDAAVTTELSLGSNGREVGKDFGNYQGQARQENLSFEIGQEISGGEVQGNIRRRRGPRSKSSQNRGVTFYRRTERWESHSWDEGKLVHLGEFDTAHAAPARAYDRTSIKFKGVEADINFSLSDSETDLVQINVQMKNLTKEEYTFRRPRTRFSRESPFGNSHRESEEHIHPNSGSCDVDSRDSRGQTEDNEIQSCLASPPPHSPETDHFGCMDVEHGNGICRTCCRTQNLKMKVKVEIKALERMFAIANFIVELLSIVFEQLSSQHYSLFLPICVGMSFLALFICTFELAYKAQKERATWRWCGTIPWFYYPSQSGIRLGSVMDIAALVCAFGQCILTIVGYCLFLRNGNSPIKISIWASVFASCQLCSKFCGEFKHEVHGQDTLPVLNAPSLCH, from the exons ATGTCTGACGTTACTCTGAATGCGGAATCGGTGGAGTCAACTCAGAACTCGGAACAGAAGGAGGGGGAAAGGTTGGGAAACTCTGATTCATCAATCGTCAGTCTGCTCAGAGATGCTGCTAATGACAATAATAAGGTTGTTGATGATATAGTAGAAGTAGGAGGTGGCGGGAATGGAATTGAAAATGAAAACGACGCAGCGGTGACTACTGAACTTTCTCTGGGAAGCAATGGAAGGGAAGTGGGCAAGGATTTTGGGAATTATCAGGGGCAAGCTAGGCAAGAGAATCTCTCGTTTGAAATTGGACAGGAAATTAGTGGGGGAGAGGTACAGGGAAATATCAGGAGGAGGAGGGGACCTAGGTCTAAGAGCTCACAGAACAGAGGAGTTACCTTCTACAGAAGGACTGAGAGATGGGAATCTCATAGCTG GGATGAAGGGAAACTAGTCCACCTAG GTGAATTCGATACTGCCCATGCTGCACCAGCCAG AGCCTATGATCGAACATCTATCAAATTCAAGGGTGTTGAAGCTGACATCAATTTTAGCTTAAGTGATTCTGAGACGGATCTGGTGCAG ATCAATGTGCAGATGAAGAATTTGACCAAGGAAGAGTACACATTCCGCAGACCAAGAACTCGTTTCTCAAGAGAGAGCCCCTTTGGCAATAGCCACAGGGAAAGTGAAGAGCATATCCATCCCAACTCAGGCTCTTGCGATGTGGACAGCAGGGATTCAAGG GGTCAAACTGAGGACAATGAAATCCAGTCTTGTCTTGCTTCCCCACCACCTCATTCACCTGAGACTGATCATTTCGGCtgcatggatgttgaacatgGCAATGGCATTTGCAGGACATGCTGCAGAACACAGAATTTGAAAATGAAGGTCAAAGTTGAAATCAAA GCTCTCGAGCGGATGTTTGCTATTGCCAACTTCATTGTTGAGCTCTTGTCAATAGTTTTCGAGCAGCTTTCCTCCCAGCATTACTCTCTTTTTCTGCCAATATGCGTGGGGATGTCTTTCCTGGCTCTGTTTATTTGCACCTTCGAGCTTGCGTATAAGGCTCAGAAAGAACGAGCTACTTGGCGGTGGTGTGGCACAATACCTTGGTTTTATTATCCTTCTCAAAGCGGCATTCGTCTTGGTTCTGTCATGGACATTGCTGCATTGGTTTGTGCATTTGGTCAATGCATTCTCACAATAGTTGGTTATTGTTTGTTCCTTAGGAATGGTAATAGCCCAATCAAAATATCCATTTGGGCTAGCGTCTTTGCCTCTTGTCAGTTGTGTTCCAAGTTCTGTGGAGAATTCAAACATGAAGTTCATGGGCAAGACACTTTACCTGTGCTCAATGCACCAAGCCTGTGTCACTGA
- the LOC110673353 gene encoding uncharacterized protein LOC110673353 isoform X2 gives MSDVTLNAESVESTQNSEQKEGERLGNSDSSIVSLLRDAANDNNKVVDDIVEVGGGGNGIENENDAAVTTELSLGSNGREVGKDFGNYQGQARQENLSFEIGQEISGGEVQGNIRRRRGPRSKSSQNRGVTFYRRTERWESHSWDEGKLVHLGEFDTAHAAPARAYDRTSIKFKGVEADINFSLSDSETDLVQINVQMKNLTKEEYTFRRPRTRFSRESPFGNSHRESEEHIHPNSGSCDVDSRDSRGQTEDNEIQSCLASPPPHSPETDHFGCMDVEHGNGICRTCCRTQNLKMKALERMFAIANFIVELLSIVFEQLSSQHYSLFLPICVGMSFLALFICTFELAYKAQKERATWRWCGTIPWFYYPSQSGIRLGSVMDIAALVCAFGQCILTIVGYCLFLRNGNSPIKISIWASVFASCQLCSKFCGEFKHEVHGQDTLPVLNAPSLCH, from the exons ATGTCTGACGTTACTCTGAATGCGGAATCGGTGGAGTCAACTCAGAACTCGGAACAGAAGGAGGGGGAAAGGTTGGGAAACTCTGATTCATCAATCGTCAGTCTGCTCAGAGATGCTGCTAATGACAATAATAAGGTTGTTGATGATATAGTAGAAGTAGGAGGTGGCGGGAATGGAATTGAAAATGAAAACGACGCAGCGGTGACTACTGAACTTTCTCTGGGAAGCAATGGAAGGGAAGTGGGCAAGGATTTTGGGAATTATCAGGGGCAAGCTAGGCAAGAGAATCTCTCGTTTGAAATTGGACAGGAAATTAGTGGGGGAGAGGTACAGGGAAATATCAGGAGGAGGAGGGGACCTAGGTCTAAGAGCTCACAGAACAGAGGAGTTACCTTCTACAGAAGGACTGAGAGATGGGAATCTCATAGCTG GGATGAAGGGAAACTAGTCCACCTAG GTGAATTCGATACTGCCCATGCTGCACCAGCCAG AGCCTATGATCGAACATCTATCAAATTCAAGGGTGTTGAAGCTGACATCAATTTTAGCTTAAGTGATTCTGAGACGGATCTGGTGCAG ATCAATGTGCAGATGAAGAATTTGACCAAGGAAGAGTACACATTCCGCAGACCAAGAACTCGTTTCTCAAGAGAGAGCCCCTTTGGCAATAGCCACAGGGAAAGTGAAGAGCATATCCATCCCAACTCAGGCTCTTGCGATGTGGACAGCAGGGATTCAAGG GGTCAAACTGAGGACAATGAAATCCAGTCTTGTCTTGCTTCCCCACCACCTCATTCACCTGAGACTGATCATTTCGGCtgcatggatgttgaacatgGCAATGGCATTTGCAGGACATGCTGCAGAACACAGAATTTGAAAATGAAG GCTCTCGAGCGGATGTTTGCTATTGCCAACTTCATTGTTGAGCTCTTGTCAATAGTTTTCGAGCAGCTTTCCTCCCAGCATTACTCTCTTTTTCTGCCAATATGCGTGGGGATGTCTTTCCTGGCTCTGTTTATTTGCACCTTCGAGCTTGCGTATAAGGCTCAGAAAGAACGAGCTACTTGGCGGTGGTGTGGCACAATACCTTGGTTTTATTATCCTTCTCAAAGCGGCATTCGTCTTGGTTCTGTCATGGACATTGCTGCATTGGTTTGTGCATTTGGTCAATGCATTCTCACAATAGTTGGTTATTGTTTGTTCCTTAGGAATGGTAATAGCCCAATCAAAATATCCATTTGGGCTAGCGTCTTTGCCTCTTGTCAGTTGTGTTCCAAGTTCTGTGGAGAATTCAAACATGAAGTTCATGGGCAAGACACTTTACCTGTGCTCAATGCACCAAGCCTGTGTCACTGA
- the LOC110673381 gene encoding uncharacterized protein At5g49945: MTRPASFLRFLSLLSLLLLIFSPSYVAADSHFEGFEAEEDDVVEETIDHDSFKLTDLPLTRSDSPLTSVPEPTSENSELNPSSNSDSQSSKPESDQSKPSSPPSTTSFDYWDEDEFEGLPVHQPPPETPKAMESTFHADNQSTDPKPNTFLKKQQSYTVEIVCVSFLIMFIINYFTGKRENENLALSWAAKFATKDSIFEKNFSLLGVGEGDDSPLLLKEGQNVFKFYASGRRYCQGLLATMELKSRHDLIARIYNMIVPCKDEITFEVYMNDDAMDHVVFALAKKKAAKGMQKEVRDLQRFAVIVAQPPSGRRWVSEELGVISESKEVAGDLITETVLEQVFGEKAFEKFGKGFISMHFSDQHPGTHKKMLLFKFALPDANNMADMTRLIALVPYYIDVIGRYKLSSQARSKTEAARSKAAQEVYKELQNARQEALQKKKAERKKMQEEAEAKLSAEAVRKKEAKERARQMKKGMPKIKMNRAH; encoded by the exons ATGACCAGACCCGCTTCATTTCTCCgatttctctctctcctctccctcctaCTACTCATCTTCTCTCCCTCTTATGTTGCTGCTGATTCCCACTTCGAAGGCTTCGAAGCCGAAGAAGACGACGTCGTAGAGGAAACCATAGACCATGACTCCTTTAAACTCACCGATCTTCCCTTAACTCGGTCCGATTCACCACTTACCTCAGTCCCAGAGCCTACATCGGAAAATTCTGAGCTAAACCCGAGTTCCAACTCGGATTCTCAATCCTCGAAACCCGAATCGGATCAATCGAAACCATCCTCTCCACCATCAACCACCAGCTTTGATTACTGGGACGAAGATGAATTTGAAGGTCTCCCTGTTCATCAACCCCCGCCGGAAACCCCTAAAGCTATGGAGTCTACCTTTCACGCTGATAACCAAAGCACAGATCCAAAACCAAATACGTTTTTGAAGAAGCAGCAATCCTATACAGTGGAAATTGTGTGCGTCTCTTTCTTGATCATGTTCATTATCAATTACTTCACTGGGAAACGCGAAAATGAGAATTTGGCGCTATCTTGGGCGGCAAAATTCGCTACCAAAGACTCTATTTTCGAGAAGAATTTTAGCCTTCTGGGTGTTGGAGAAGGCGATGATTCGCCGCTGTTGTTGAAAGAAGGGCAGAATGTTTTTAAGTTTTATGCTAGTGGTCGTAGGTACTGTCAAGGGTTATTGGCTACCATGGAATTGAAGAGCAGGCACGATTTGATTGCGAGGATTTATAATATGATAGTGCCTTGCAAGGATGAGATTACTTTCGAGGTTTATATGAATGATGATGCGATGGATCATGTGGTTTTCGCCCTGGCAAAGAAGAAGGCAGCCAAAGGCATGcagaaagaggtgagggatttgCAGAGATTTGCAGTAATTGTAGCGCAGCCACCTAGTGGCAGGAGATGGGTGTCTGAGGAATTGGGTGTTATTTCAGAGTCCAAGGAGGTTGCTGGGGATTTGATCACTGAGACTGTGCTTGAGCAG GTTTTTGGTGAAAAGGCTTTTGAGAAATTTGGCAAGGGTTTCATCTCGATGCATTTTTCTGATCAACACCCTGGAACACATAAGAAGATGCTGTTGTTCAAGTTTGCACTCCCTGATGCTAACAACATGGCTGATATGACTCGATTAATAGCTCTAGTTCCTTATTACATCGATGTAATTGGGCGGTACAAGTTGAGTTCCCAG GCTCGATCTAAAACAGAGGCAGCCAGGTCGAAAGCAGCTCAAGAGGTGTACAAAGAACTTCAAAACGCAAGGCAAGAAGCATTGCAAAAAAAGAAGGCAGAGAGAAAAAAGATGCAAGAGGAGGCTGAAGCAAAGCTCAGTGCAGAGGCTGTTCGCAAGAAAGAAGCAAAAGAGCGTGCTCGTCAGATGAAGAAGGGTATGCCAAAAATAAAGATGAACCGTGCTCACTAG